In Electrophorus electricus isolate fEleEle1 chromosome 10, fEleEle1.pri, whole genome shotgun sequence, the genomic window GCAATGTTCACCTACAAGGAAcatagtgtgtgagtgtaaagaAGGTTATTACAGGCTTCATGACTTCTGCGTAAAGCACACCCAGTGTCCTTCTGGTTTCGGCGCCAAGCAGATAGGTATTtgtagaagagaaaagaaacaacGGCTTTTCATTGTATAACAGCGTGTTTATTCTCGGCATTCTGGTATAACGTCGGTAAAATGTGCACACAGGTACCGTACACAGGAACACGGAATGCGAGAGATGTCCGCGAGGAACATTTTCGGCAGTGGTCTCTTCGTGCGCGCGGTGCGTGAACCACACGGACTGCGGTCAGCTTCCGGTTCTTCTCAGAGGGAAAAGTTGGCACGACAATGTTTGTACAGCATGTACAGATCTTAAGGATGGAAGTATGTTTTCATACTTGTTCATTATTACCGTTTGCCAAATGACCAGCTTTCTTGACCTCTTTCTTCTTTAATCCATCCAGAGCGTgaagccttgctcagggacgtCCTGCAGGGATTCTTCTCCCATGCAAAACTGAAGATGAGAAAACTGAGTAGATTCGTCCAATTGCTCAACCATGACGGGCGGCCGGACCGTCTCCAGAGATTTACGCTGCTTCTCGATGTTAAGAGTTGGATTGTAACAGCGCACAAACATCAGTTGGCAAAATTACCGGAGATTCTTCGTATATCGGGCCTCCGCGGCGCCAAGGGAAAGATCGATAGAATTTTAACGCAGTTTGAAAAGGCTTACAGGTTCTGTaaagatatttaatttaaaaagccaGTTTAGGTTTTTATTAAGTTGTAGTTTCTTTAACATAATTTATCGATAGTTTATCCTTTGTTATCCAACCAGCCAAGTTGTAGCTGATCTTGAATGTGTTTTTCGTATAGCTATTTATTTTCTATCCTGAGTACATACCAAGAAAACCGAATAAGTTAACTAAACAATATCAGATCAGTGTAAAGCACACAGCAAACTGTAGCCTTTCGTGTCTTTAATAAGAACGCACTTTATATATCGGTCCTGattgatttcttgattgagaagtTCACTGTAGAACAAGAAGAATTGCCCATCTGCTCACCAAATGTTGCCTGTGATGGGAACCAAGATCTGGCTGTGGAATTAGTATATTTAGCACAAAATCACAgaacttattttattttttttttacattcctgaaataaatataacaagCTACATACTgtgaagtgtttttcttttgcatctATACTAACTTTTGTGCATCTGGACTAAATCATATTGCTCAAGTGTTGACCTAAATTTATCCCAAGACCATTGTTTCCCAGTCCATAGCAATTCATCCTGGCAGGAAAGCTTCTATGCTCTTTGATACAGTACTCATGATGATTCAGCTCTTGATCCTATCTGACatctttgtgtctgtgatgtATCTACATCACCCTGGCTCTGTCCAGGGCATCTCACAGGAAATACTGGAATTATGTCTTCTCTCCAGGGAAGATACCTTTTCCTAAAGCATCCAGTTTAAATGGGAAAGGAGAGCTTGCCAAAATGTTTGAACCAGTGTGGTGAAAACCCACACTAGTGGCAGGGACAGAGTTTGCATTTCTGGGGCCCCATGCAGAGTTATGTCTGAAGGCTCTAAACAacgacatttttatttttttaacacatcCTGTAAAATATTTACCTATATTCTTACTGCAGTTAGAACTGAACCATCCTGGTTTGTTTTCCTTGATGGTGTAAcattgagcagtaaggaggtggatgcatgtgctgagaagagtgagatttattcagggcaaatccaaaatcagagtggttgtagtccagggtcatagagccaacacggagagaacggggatacatgagtaaacaaaacgaatacacaaaagcaaacggaaatcaggctataacaaaagactagggaaaactcggggctaaggctaggagaacaaacacaatgattcaaaaatacatacaaccatcaatgaactaaacacattaaaaaattaaatgatccACAAATCACtcaaatgaacagccacgaccaagctacacaacagggtttaaatacatgaacttcacaaaactagaaatgagggacaggtgtaagcaatcaaacaaggtgaggacaaaacgaaactatggaacagtgCTAAACACAAGACAGcgaaaacacagaacacggaaAATGGAaaggactgatcgtgacaagtGGTTACATTCAAGAGTCCTGATTAGCTAGCTGATGTTACAGTATCACTCTGGTGTCAAACAATGCAACAGTCCTCAACTACTCAATCACAACCCCCCACTACTAGATCACAGCCCCGACACTGATGGATCACAGCCTGTACACTTCTTGTGCTGACGTGTGAATGTGCTCATTGGCTAGTCACTCgtctgtgagtgagagagaaggtttATGTTTTATACGTCATTTCCTTTTGACCAATTTGCATCGTGCTTCACTTTGCCTTTCACTCACAGATTGACATACTCTAGAACATTTTCCCCCACATTCTCTCACATGGGAGAGTCAACAGAGTAATTGGAAATTCCAGCATGGCACATTTTAGACATTACAGATCAGTAACAGGCTTTGCTTTAAAGAGCTACGAGGTGACTGTTaataagaaaaacataattGTATCACGCCTCTCAAAATTGTGTTGCTTCTGGTAAGTATACGATGAGGAATCTAATCCTTTTAGGTGCTTTAATTTTGGGGGTGTAACGCGTGGCGGCCCGAGTGCCTCTCGGACTCTCAGACTCCAgcgacgtggacaaacatttattaacataaaacattgGCACTCACGTATAAACACAATGAATacaagcacactaaacacttCTAAAATTTAACACCATATTACACAAACATAGACTGATACATAGAGCTACAATTCACACGCTACATTGACAATGTACAacgcactgcacacactgacacggctttaaaaacacagacaagacatggtgcaggtgtgtgtaagcgtggccacaaacaaagatcctcccaagtcacgtggcggCTCAAACGCCGTGATtcgcaggaggcgagcgttctgtgacagaaccccctcccaaggggcgtggCCCCCGACGCGTCCGTCCAATGAATGTGAACCTCCGGGCGCCGTGTACATGTCACAGCGgcttatatgtttgtgtgtgggcgctattgtgtgtctgtgtttgtgtcttgtgtttttgtagGCGCAACGTCGTTGAGAGTGTACTACCCTGAGAGAGGCAAgtaagctgcctttctccctctcgccgcgaggtctcccttgctggcggCACCTGGCCCACCTGGTACCGGGTGGGCGCCGGGCACTGccgtgctgtgtctgtgtttacgtGTACACGGCGTCCAGAGGTTCGCGTTCATTGGACGGACGCATCGAGAGCCACGCTCTTTGggaggggggttctgtcacggaaaCGCTCGCCtggttggcccgccacgtgcagtgggaggatctctgtttatttgtgacCAAACCTGCAcagggttagtgttttgtctgtgtgtatataaacctgtgtcGTGGAGTGCACTGCTGTGGGTCTTTGATatgtttgtctttgtaaatGGTTGTCTTTGTTCACACTAGTTATATGTATGTAgatgttcaccgtttatgtcatgtgtgagtgccatcattGTTTTcgttctgtgttaataaatgtctgtccgcgtcaaaggagtctgtgcgtcctgccactcgccctacggcactcgggctgttacagGGGGCAAAGTTGATTGAGTGTTCTAGAGAAACACTGGGgatttacattgcaactctgtttgcaTAAGCAGTTAGGTAGAACTGCAATATTCTCTGCTGTATAGGATGAACTAATATCTACACAATTACTGAAACATAGTGCTGGGTTTTTCCCAAAAAGGAAAGTCACAAGAAAACAACAGGGTGACTGTTTGCACAATGTCTTTCATAAGACTGTTGATGTCAAATTGTAGCAAAATATTTAGTACAAATGACCTTTTAGAAAACCAGAATGTTTACAGAGAACAGCTGCAGTAGGTCTGctaattaataattacatttctgaatAGACACAGATGTAGCTGAAATAATGAATAGCTTCACTAAGTCACTAATGGTGAATTACACATGGAAATTAACTTTTAAACTGCCCTTAGGTTTAATTGATTACACCACAtgcgtatgtatgtgggtgAGAGTTTgggaaagtgaaagagagagagagagagagagagagagagagagagagagggtcccAGCCTCTAAGAATATGTTTAGTGAACAATGAGTGTTAAACATTGATGCTggctacatttacagcatttagctgacactttcatccaatGTGACTTACAATTAAGATTGAATActgcttgagcaattgaggtttaaggatcttgttcaggggtccaacagcggcaacttggcagtagtgagATTACCTtcagattactagtcaagtaccttaaccactgagccaccactgctaTACCTTGGTTGATGCTAACTATCCATGTAACACATATACAGAAGTCATTCCAGAAGGGCATACCGACCATAAACGGAATCATATTAGTGGAAAAGGTTCACTTTTGCATCTAAGAGGGATTTACAGGGAGGTAGCAGCATTGTCATTTCATGATGCTGTCCTGaatcatttctgtttaaaaatgcagcgtctttatgtctgtctctccctttgtctgtttgtctttcttgctctatttctctccctcattccaTTATTTAGCTTTCAGTTGATGCTTCAAAAGCCACTAGCACCGCCGTCTGTTTCAGCGGGGGGAACTCCATGTCCTCACCAAACctagttatttttttattgttgattgggaaaataaacttttttcttCACAGGCATTTCGGTCTGAGACCTGTTTGCTCAAAAGCAAGACTGGGGGACAAGTGAAAGACCTTTGTGGGGGGAATTTCCCCAGGAAGATGCGGGCACGGGCCAATGGGGTCAGCGGGCCGTAGGCCAAAGGAGCTCATGCCAAGCAAGCCTCTCTCAGGAATAGCTGCGTTTTCATCACACGCACAAGCAGACACTCGCCACTGACCTCTCAGACAATGTGATTCACCTCATGCTGTCCAGCACCGTGCAGACGTTCGTTTTCTGTTTCACGACGCCTGGAAACTTTGGATCCTCTTCCCAGCAGCTGTGAGCACACTGTGGTATGTGGAGACTGGATGTGCTGCTCGGTGTCCCTGTGACAGCGAGGCTGATGTGCTGGCTATCCATTAGCGGATATCTCACTCCAGCGAAACTTAGAACAGTGAGCCCTGTGTTCTCATTCGCTCTCCCGAAAGCAGAGTAGCGCCTTTGGAGCCAGGACAACTGGAGAAAACCGATACCTCACATTGGCAATgcgaaaaacaaacagagagagagagagagagagagagagagagagagagagagagctgttgcCAGTCAGAGACATAAAATGAGCAGTAAGGTGCAAATCTGCGTTGAGTGAAAAGATATTTAACACAGATGTTAAATTATACCTTTTCAAGATGAAGCAATTATTGTTCCATCCATCTATGCTATTAATTAAAAAGCTATATAATAAAAGGGCATTTTTCAGGTATGTAATGATGGAGATCAAAAGGTAATGAATCTTCCTCCATTAAGTGTTTCGACCACCTAGGTATAGAATCCCTCTTCTGGATTATAACTGGATGCGTGTCTCGCGAATGATAAATAGAAAGAAACTGTTCTATTTTTCATGTAAGGCAAAAGGTCTCCACTCAGTTTCCTGGAAATATGTCTGCATGTTGCTTGTATATTTTGCATAACCCAATACCACTAACTCATGTCATAAATTTGAGAGGAAATGACTAGGAGCTTCAATAGAATTTGTGGGTTTTTCCACAACTCTTAAACAGGAATCCAGGACTGAAGTTGTTCAATCTATGAGTGGCATTAACATTTAAGACAAATCCGCCCACTTTGGCCTCAGCCGTGTTCCAGACACAGGTACTTCCCTCGTGCTGGCTTGTTACATGCACTAGTTCACCACTTTGCGCTAATTTGTCCCACGCGCTGATTAGTCACATGCACTGGCTCTTCACAAGCATTGGTTCGTCCTGTGCGACCAGCTTAGAGATCACTGCTCACCCTTACATGACTAAGTAAAATGGATGGAACATCGTCTTGCAACTTATGCCTTCGAGGGTGTGAATGTTAAAATCTGACTCGTCATGATGTCAGCTACTTACTGAACCCGCGATCGTCATAAGCGTAACAGTGAAATTTGACTTTATCCTGCCTTTAGTGGTCAATAAAGGTAGCGGAAATAATCAATTCGTGTTTAAATAAAAACGAATTGATGCAAGGCTTCAAAGCTATTTAAGTGCTAATAGCATGTTAaacgtgagtgagtgaatgagtaaGTTACAAGTCAGGAGCATGGAGCGCTTCGCAACTAAAAACTCCCCACACAATGCTCGAAATAAATACTAAGCATGGTTTATACAGGTTTATACAGAGTTACTGGCAACCAaacttcatataatgcatttaattaCATTGTAATATATGTCAATacattagaaatacattttctggACAGTCTGTGCAGAATAGTGCCTTCTGCGACCTGTCCAGAGACTGAAATGGGACCAGCTTACCGTGCAAGTATGAAATTAGAGCCTGTATTTCCCTCTAGTGGTCAATAGCTATTATACCGTCTTTCCCAACAGTATCATGCAAGAGTAGGTGAAACAAGGTATTTCTTAGTCTTTGAGTTGGGTGCTTCTGCGCTACAGCTTACTACTACCAGTAGATGGCGACCTTTCACCGTTACCGATATTTCATCTTTCCCAGCCCGTTCGAGCGCCGTGATTTGTAGTTTAGCGGACGTAGCGAGAGGAGGGGCGAACCGTTCTGTCCGTGTGGTAGaagggcgcgtgtgtgtctgtgtgtatgtgtgtgtgtcttccggCAGCGCGTTCTCGCGGGTGGAGCGGACGGCTCCACGCAAGCTTTCGAGCGAGTGGATTTTTTGATTTCGCTGCCGGTGTGGGTCTCGATGCGCGATTCTCCCGGTCCTGCCCTTACCGAGGCGGCGACGAGCAGGAGATGTCCCGGAGCACGCGCGGAGCGACTGCGCCGCGGGTCGAGCAAAGCGCGTAGACGAGCGTCCGAAGCCGCACCTGATACCAGGCAGAGCACGTTTCACCCCGCTGGCCCGTGTTTAATGTTTTCGTTTTGTTTGCCCGGGTCCTTTTTCGTTTGGAAATAATCGCCGGCACCAACTGCAAAATGAGTGAGGAGACGTCCAATGTCCCGAAAGAACTGCTGGGTAAGGATTTCGCGCGACAACCGTGGCTAGGATCAGCGATTATGTACAATAATGAGCATTAACGAGCTATATGATCAATTGCTCCTATGGTAatgtgtggggggtttttttctcgTGCATTTGCTAATATGtgttagattttagattttaaatgtaaatgcgtGCAGATATTGCTTTCTCGgctttattttgtttctgcGCGCTTTATTGTCGAAGTGGATAGATTTCATTGTAGTGTGCAACGCTTGCCTGACGGTAGTGGGGCAGAACACCAGTGCCGAAAGCCTTAGAAGTGAGAAAAATATGACATGAGGGAGATATTTGCACTCTgacaggattttttaaaatataagacATGTAAAataagaatatgaaaaaaaagcaaaatagttTTTATAAGCCTTAGCTTTTAATGTGTCGGGCTATTGCGGTCTGATACGGTTTGAGCAAGGTTATGATGTTACAGTTTATTTCGCAAGTGATGCGCCTGTTTCATAGCTCTATCCATACAGCGCACAGTTGCGCACGGTCTTTTTTATGGTGCGTCGCCGGGctgtaaatctttaaaaaaaaaaatctggagatgatgatgatgatgatgacgtcGACGACAGGTTCATTTGAACAAACAGTGCACAATTCGCGTGACAACTCCGTGACACTCGCTGCAATGTGCTTGTTGAGAGCAGCAAGAGGACGAATTGCAGCCCACTGCAATTCAAACGCAGTCATGATTGCTTGTAATTAGTAAAGACCTAGAAGAGTGCGTGTATGCACGTGTAGACTCCAAACGGTTATGAACTGCTAGCAAACTCGCGACAGCTTTTCCCGTAATGGAAATGTTCGTgtcttgcatgtctgtgtgactTTTGCTGAATGTGTGGTtagtaaaagacaaaacaaaagtagcAGAGAAGCGTCTTCTGAGATCCATTTGTCCTTTCAGTATCTGTAATGTCCAGTAATATCCAGGGTGACCGCCAGTAGAAACCCAAGAACCCCAGGAAGACTGGAGATGTTTTGCAtgcacgtgtctgtgtctgtgcacgagtctgtgtgagtgcgtcTGTGTGCCCATGACTTGTGTATGCTCGTgcctgcatctgtgtttgtgcttcagTCAATCACTTTCAGGAAGGCAACAGAATGCCGGGAGGAGGGACACATGGCATACAAAGCATAATGTCATGcatccatccacacattcttcAATCCAATCCCATCTAATAATCCCAAAATGCCAGTGTATGACTGTAGTGGAATAGCAGGAGACAAACACGGTCCCAGCACTGTAGAAACGGGCCATCATGGGCAGTGTAAGACAATGGCTAATTAGTCGTCAGTgtgtggaggaagagaaagtaGCTGTATTGTTCGACTTGCCAAACACGCAACTGGGGAGAGAGGGGCATTGTTCTCTTGGTGTACAGTGGATGTGTTGAGAGCTCTTACCTGGGGggatgtgtatctgtgtgtgggggggggggttgggatTCTTATCAGTGTGTTCAGTCCCATTTATCTTACTTTTCCAGTGTGCTGTCTTGTTAcaggctgcatgtgtgtggttaatCGGCCTCCTGTCTCAGGCATTTGGCCAGCCTTCTAATCTGAAGTTTCACACGGTGTTTTGCGGAGGTGCATccgcacacactcaaactctcTCCACTCGGTGGAGACTCACTGTTACCCACCGGGAAGCCACTTCTGCATTCTTGAAACAGCTTCAAGAATCGGGCCTGTGGCATCGCTGCAGACGGAGCTCGCTTCTCCCGTGAGTGTCTTCCCGTGAGTGGTGGAGTGGTGAGTGGTGGAGAGGCTCTGGAGCAGAAGGGTGGAGAAGCTCTTGATGAGGTGACTACATTATGGAGAGAGGCTTCTCCCTGCGTTGCGATATCGGGATAAGCTTCGTTTCCTCTCAGAGGCTCTCAGACGTCAGCTCTGGAAGGGAGCAGAATTGTTCCACTCTCTGCCGGCTCCTTCAGGCCTGATTGGAGCTGTCTGGTAATTCCCAGACCCTTCTTGGCCTAAGATGAGCAGAACAAACACCCCACTGAGCCGTGCAGGGAGAACCTCCGTAATCCCAGGCCTCCAGCCTAGCCAGCGTGTTGGTACAGGTGTCTGTCCAGGCAGGTGGGAAGTACAGCATCATAGAAATGAAAGCTTGGATGAAACCTGCAGCGGATGTGTTCTTCTGCTTCGTTTTGATGTTCTCATTCTTCCGGAGTTTATCCGGAGAGGTCGTGGACTGGCAGCTGGACGCTGCATGTCAGTCTTTTGCTAAAATTAGAACAGCATGCTGTGCTTGTTTTGTAGCACTGGCTCAGCAGGGACAGTAGATGTGATGCTGATTTGTAAGGCCTGCAGATGAGTTTTCCTTAAAGgattagtttattttttaagataacTAGCCATTTTTCAGGACTGTATTGATGGTTCAGTGAAAAAACTTATTTATGTCTCCTTGAGtgctcattttttttctcttttttttctcctttccacCTGCTGCAGAGAGTGTTAGGGATGCCGTGGGGAGGAAGACCAAGCTGGTGGTTAAGAAGAGGGTCAAGCTAGAGATCAAAGGAGACAAGGTGGAGAATAGAGTCCTGGTGAGTCTTCTcagccacacacgcacaaacactccacacacactcgcattTCCAGCCTATTCTCCGGACTGCTTTGCAACCAGTGCGTGTACCAGCATCAGCGGCAGGAGCAGCTCACTGCTGAGGGCTTAGTGGGTGGTGCTTAGCCCGGTGGGAGTTAGTGGGTGGTGCTTAGCCTAGTGGGAGTTAGTGGGTGGTGCTTAGCCCGGTGGGAGTTAGTGGGTGGTGCGTAGATTGATGAGTAGTTGGTGGGCGGTGCTTAGATTGGTGAGCGACCCGATTTTGCGTGGAAATCCCTATCAGAGAGCTGTCAGAAAAATTTTGGGGCTGTGTTGAGCAGTTATAGCACAACTCTGCCAGAAGGTGTGCTTGTAGATcggtgcttgtctgtgtgtatgactCAGAAATTTGACGTGCATGTAGTGAGTGTGTTGTAATGAACTGCTGATTCTCGCTTGGAACGTTCTTCGTATTACAGTGATTTCGGAGATGAGCTGCGCATAAGCAGAATGTCAATAGCAAACTGTTACTGGCCTTTTCCATGCTGACCAACTGCGGGTAACGGCACCAGGGTCCACCAGGGTCCAGAGCAGGGCAgagctctctgctgctgtgacCACAAAACGATGTTGGAATTACCCAGGAGTTCAATCCGAATTCCACGGTTGTGCATGAACTGTGAGGATAAAATCTTCCCTCCCCCATGCCATGTTTAAACATGCGGTACTGAAGGATCCATCGGCAGAAGCAGACAGCAGACACAAACAAAGTTGCATCCAGGACTCAAGTTTATGGTGACCTTCTCCAATGACCAGTGTTTAGTGAGCTCTGTGTATAGGAATCTCCAAAAACTACTGCCCAGAtcgtgtttgtgtacatatcTACACAAGGAACCCTTTAAACATGTTTCAGAAATGATAACTAGATTTTGATTTTGAATATAGAAGACCTTTACTGAATTTTTACTCTTAGCATCTCAATAACCTCCAAACCGGTGTTTTACACAGCCATTTTAAAAGGTGTTGCATGTACATGCAAAGCTAATGTGGTGTTAGACGGCTTACATTTGCTGTCTCATTCCCAGTGTCTCATTCCCATTGCTCACTCATTCCCAGTGATGACTGCTGGGAAAAGCCTTTGACCAAAAACATGCGCGTGCGATGCTGTGAGCAGATTAACGAGCGTCCCCTTCACCCTCACGGAACCGTGCCGTCGCTAGGGGTTAAAGGCACGATGTGTGGCCTTTCATGCTGTGAAAGTCTCCTTGCTCAGGgtgtggaaagaaaaaaatgtacaggtGTTTTAATAACAGCACTCCATCAGAAGGTAAAACCCACAGGACTACTCTcggggggggaaagagagagagagagagggggggggggagagagagagagagagagagagagagggagagagagagagagaaaggaagagagagagagagagacagacccaCAGGACTActctcaggagagagagagagagagagagagagagagagagagagagagagggagagagagagagagggagagaggggcgTTAAACAATGGAACTCGTGCAGAAAAGGCTTCCATATCAGCACATGGATTGAAACCTCACTCCTGGCTTCAGTTCTGTTGGGTAGACCAACAACCCCCACAGCaccattcctgtgtgtgtgtgtgtgtgtgtgtgtgtgtgtgtgtgtgtgtgtgtgtgtgtgggtgtgggggtgtgtgggtgtgggtgtgggaagGGAGGCTgagattcttctttttttttttttttcttaatcaaGTCTTAGCTTTTTAAATGCCTAATTTTAGAGTGGTATGCCAAGCATGGTAAGGTCAGCAAAGGATAACAAACAACTACAGCAACTCAACTTCAAAAGGCTGAGAGCCTACAGTACATCCTCCTCTGGCAGGTAAACTGACCAAGCAGAATCAAGATGCAAGTTCTGGAACACCATTcatgtcttaaaaaaaacaaaaaaactgcacaAGGTCCACAGGGAGGCAAATTAAGCTTTGTCTCCTGTACTGATAACTTGTCATGTTCTGCAACAATAAGGTTATCGACCCAGGGTTGTTTTATTTGAGAATCAATTAATGTGTGTTCACAGATAAGACCGGCTGGCATGGTTGTGAACTTGGAAAAGGACTTGGATGTGTTAACTGTGTAGCAGTCTGTGTTACGGCTCCAAAACGGTTGGATAAAGCTGGCAAATGCAGCTCCGTGTagcacactgcagtttttatgACCACTATGTATGTACGGCCTTTAATGAACTCCTACATGTATATGATAGGAGCCTTATCTTAGTCCCTGCTTTCTAGGGCAGGTTATCAGTGCTAACTGGTGCATTGAAACTCGCTTTGTCAGTCTTCATGCTGTGTTTGCAAATGcctggtgtgttttttttgttttgtttttttttccacttcgTGGCCAAGTTCCGGACAGTCGGATCATTAAACGGTGGATTCCGCATGATCAGAAGTAAGAAGTGCCCACTTCCTCAATAGCAGACAAAGCCTGTTTGTGCCGCGTGTGTTACAGTCGGACTTCATCGTTTGATTGCTGAGAAATATTTACTTAACAGTGCACTTAACTTAACAGTGCACGCTGTTCAGAAAACGTCAGCAGCAACACTGCACAGAAgcctcagctgtgtgtgtgtgtgtgtgtgtgtgtgtgtgtgtgtgtgtgtgtgtgtgtgtgtgtgtgtgtgtatgggggtatGTTTTCTCTCTATACAAAGTGCA contains:
- the LOC113587069 gene encoding tumor necrosis factor receptor superfamily member 11B-like isoform X1, translated to MLSLAVVLFLTHSGTTQTVIPTYAHVDAVMSVTLTCSLCPPGTYMHAFCTATKDTVCLSCPTNHFTQFWNYLPKCLYCTNICNRNQIVKEQCSPTRNIVCECKEGYYRLHDFCVKHTQCPSGFGAKQIGTVHRNTECERCPRGTFSAVVSSCARCVNHTDCGQLPVLLRGKSWHDNVCTACTDLKDGKREALLRDVLQGFFSHAKLKMRKLSRFVQLLNHDGRPDRLQRFTLLLDVKSWIVTAHKHQLAKLPEILRISGLRGAKGKIDRILTQFEKAYRFCKDI
- the LOC113587069 gene encoding tumor necrosis factor receptor superfamily member 11B-like isoform X4: MLSLAVVLFLTHSGTTQTVIPTYAHVDAVMSVTLTCSLCPPGTYMHAFCTATKDTVCLSCPTNHFTQFWNYLPKCLYCTNICNRNQIVKEQCSPTRNIVCECKEGYYRLHDFCVKHTQCPSGFGAKQIGTVHRNTECERCPRGTFSAVVSSCARCVNHTDCGQLPVLLRGKSWHDNSVKPCSGTSCRDSSPMQN
- the LOC113587069 gene encoding tumor necrosis factor receptor superfamily member 6B-like isoform X3 — its product is MLSLAVVLFLTHSGTTQTVIPTYAHVDAVMSVTLTCSLCPPGTYMHAFCTATKDTVCLSCPTNHFTQFWNYLPKCTVHRNTECERCPRGTFSAVVSSCARCVNHTDCGQLPVLLRGKSWHDNVCTACTDLKDGKREALLRDVLQGFFSHAKLKMRKLSRFVQLLNHDGRPDRLQRFTLLLDVKSWIVTAHKHQLAKLPEILRISGLRGAKGKIDRILTQFEKAYRFCKDI
- the LOC113587069 gene encoding tumor necrosis factor receptor superfamily member 11B-like isoform X2, which gives rise to MLSLAVVLFLTHSGTTQTVIPTYAHVDAVMSVTLTCSLCPPGTYMHAFCTATKDTVCLSCPTNHFTQFWNYLPKCLYCTNICNRNQIVKEQCSPTRNIVCTVHRNTECERCPRGTFSAVVSSCARCVNHTDCGQLPVLLRGKSWHDNVCTACTDLKDGKREALLRDVLQGFFSHAKLKMRKLSRFVQLLNHDGRPDRLQRFTLLLDVKSWIVTAHKHQLAKLPEILRISGLRGAKGKIDRILTQFEKAYRFCKDI